Proteins found in one Plasmodium relictum strain SGS1 genome assembly, chromosome: 13 genomic segment:
- a CDS encoding cytochrome c oxidase subunit 2, putative — translation MIRSILGFNKLMTFNENKLLLKSLNDKENLKVENVRAEDYPTPEKYLEDPEKIPKYYVFQSNMVTDEDLQPGMLRQLEVDKRLTLPTRTHISFLVTATDVIHSWSIPSLGIKADAVPGRLHKVTTFILREGVYYGQCSEMCGTLHGFMPIVVEAVSPEAYAAHAKKYYRE, via the coding sequence ATGATTAGAAGTATATTAGGATTTAATAAGCTTATGacatttaatgaaaataagcttttattaaaaagtcTGAATGATAAAGAGAATTTAAAAGTTGAAAATGTTAGAGCAGAAGATTATCCTACACCAGAAAAATATCTAGAAGACCCTGAAAAAATTCCAAAATATTATGTTTTTCAATCTAACATGGTCACAGATGAAGATTTACAACCTGGTATGTTAAGGCAGTTAGAAGTTGATAAAAGATTAACATTGCCAACAAGAACTCACATATCTTTTTTGGTAACAGCTACCGATGTTATACATTCATGGTCTATACCTAGCCTAGGTATAAAAGCTGATGCAGTACCTGGACGTTTACATAAAGTAAcaacttttattttaagaGAAGGTGTGTATTATGGTCAATGCTCGGAAATGTGTGGAACTTTGCACGGCTTTATGCCAATTGTTGTTGAAGCAGTATCACCAGAAGCTTACGCAGCTCATGCTAAGAAATATTATAGAGAataa
- the GDH2 gene encoding NADP-specific glutamate dehydrogenase, putative: protein MISCLCITCFILFISYVNGISKTNYINYATPGFITNEANIGAYSKNRGKNKLCSLYNYGYNSTKSLECKIDELHQKVISKNKNEPEFLQAFEEVLLCLKPVFKKDIVYLGVLENIAEPERVIQFRVPWINDKGEHKVNRGFRVQYSSVLGPYKGGLRFHPTVNLSVIKFLGFEQIFKNSLTTLPMGGGKGGSDFDPKEKSENEILKFCQSFMTNLFRYIGPNTDVPAGDIGVGGKEIGFMFGQYKKLKNAFEGVLTGKNIKWGGSNIRSEATGYGVVYFAENALKDLNDNLRNKRCVVSGSGNVAQYLVEKLIEKGAIVLTMSDSDGFVLEPSGFTKEQLAHIMNLKNNERKRLKEYLKYSKTAKYFEKQKPWDIPCDIVFPCATQNEISEQDADALIKNKCQMVVEGANMPTHIRAIHKLKQNKIIICPSKAANAGGVAVSGLEMSQNSMRMQWTSEETDKKLQNIMKSIYDQCYNTSKTYMNEPDLVAGANIAGFLKVADSFLEQGGL from the exons ATGATTtcatgtttatgtattactTGTTTTATTCTTTTCATATCATATGTAAACGGGATTTCAAAAACTAATTATATAAACTATGCTACACCAG gTTTTATTACTAATGAAGCTAATATAGGAgcatattcaaaaaatagag gaaAAAATAAGTTATGTAGTTTATATAATTACGGATATAATTCAACGAAATCATTGGAGTGTAAAATTGATGAATTACATCAAAAAGTAatatctaaaaataaaaatgaaccTGAATTTTTACAAGCGTTTGAAGAAGTGTTATTATGTTTAAAGCcagtatttaaaaaagatattgtGTATTTAGGAGTGTTAGAAAATATTGCTGAACCTGAGAGAGTAATTCAATTTCGTGTACCATGGATAAATGATAAAGGAGAACATAAAGTGAATAGAGGGTTTAGAGTTCAGTATAGTTCAGTTCTAGGGCCATATAAAGGAGGATTGAGATTTCATCCTACTGTTAATTTAAGtgttattaaatttttaggTTTTGAAcaaatttttaagaatagCTTAACAACATTACCAATGGGAGGTGGAAAAGGTGGATCTGATTTTGATCCCAAAGAAAAATcagaaaatgaaattttgaaattttgTCAATCATTTATGACTAATTTATTCAGATATATAGGTCCTAATACTGATGTACCAGCTGGAGATATCGGAGTAGGTGGAAAAGAAATTGGTTTTATGTTTGgtcaatataaaaaattaaaaaatgcatTTGAAGGAGTATTAAcaggaaaaaatataaaatgggGTGGAAGTAATATAAGATCAGAAGCAACGGGGTATGGTGTTGTTTATTTTGCTGAAAATGCGCTAAAAGATTTGAATGataatttaagaaataaGAGATGTGTAGTTAGTGGTAGTGGAAATGTTGCTCAATATTTagtagaaaaattaattgaaAAAGGAGCTATTGTATTAACAATGAGTGATAGTGATGGATTTGTTTTAGAACCAAGTGGTTTTACGAAAGAGCAATTAGCTCatataatgaatttaaaaaacaatGAAAGAAAGAGATTGAAGGAATActtaaaatattcaaaaactgctaaatattttgaaaaacaaaaaccTTGGGATATACCATGTGATATTGTTTTTCCATGTGCAACGCAAAATGAAATAAGTGAGCAAGATGCCGATGCTTTaatcaaaaataaatgtCAAATGGTTGTTGAAGGAGCAAATATGCCAACGCACATAAGAGCTATAcataaattaaaacaaaataaaataattatttgcCCATCAAAAGCAGCAAATGCAGGTGGAGTGGCAGTTAGCGGATTAGAAATGAGTCAAAATTCTATGAGAATGCAATGGACATCTGAAGAAACTGATAAGAAATTACAAAATATCATGAAAAGTATATATGACCAATGTTATAATACATCTAAAACATATATGAACGAACCAGATTTAGTAGCTGGAGCTAATATTGCCGGATTCTTAAAAGTTGCTGATTCCTTCCTTGAACAAGGaggtttataa
- a CDS encoding exodeoxyribonuclease III, putative — protein sequence MEKFHIVSWNVNGWKKSNELIKKKDGNLYEFLKKLDIDILCLQETKTNDSVIENDFNLLDAYSDNYESYWNCCKRKNKEKIFKGYSGIATYVNNKSKIICSTNKPFQNFSFFTNNVSKEDLLIKRKSKIDDSSLSFFLINEDNSDSNKNDKNIIKIRDKGEKIMNSENKENTYFLKSVSDFFNEGRILITIHKNFIVVNIYAPYSGNNYDRLDYKMKFLHAVRAKLIQLRITTGLPIILLGDLNISYRNRDVYYLNNIINLNKLLANIEKINLKEDLKNKISNKLPLIINTLKNKNNFIIKKQKTESNEFFHFFLNFDSDLKKIGNNFSSREEIFFFFSLDTISIEDKYINYPNEYYFFVNNSMNIFESTNEKDNLEEKEKKNEDMNNFEMDSKLRINSSFKDKNNQNFILNNNNDNNNNNNNNNISNSCNHLVNSNYFSVINDYSINYNKKYLNKIKENDALSEIIKKKNRINYELKKKYESFSIDSKYLLKNITKNKNEEIEEYFLKNKENIKYNERLKNKIKNCKKVLCKYKFKSCLKGKYIVKNENCLYLKHLNDIFLSLNIILSEDDLLNIANGVGFSSSPMCCTNFLKNLIFEDNMVDTFSYFHETINGKFTCWDTYKQYRVTNEGSRIDYILIDYILYEKFIKEYNYLYESPIILNDELKKLLLKNNKNDDMDYDYINSLYNNRNYANYFNKLKKKIKNGFVEDINNNEDDEFYDLQFKFLSYIGFIYTSPKLSDHIAVNCTFIINDNLTKCIKKDIKICCSDYDISLKYICNTLDQYITYFPIYLINSPIFSLCCYTFLNHTHLRNNVCQSIIETQPHKKTNKITQYFSKKRKN from the coding sequence atggaaAAATTCCACATAGTAAGTTGGAATGTAAATGGGTGgaaaaaaagtaatgaactaataaaaaaaaaagatggtaatttatatgaatttttaaaaaaattagatataGATATTCTATGCTTACaagaaacaaaaacaaatgaTTCAGTTATtgaaaatgattttaatttattagatGCTTATTCTGATAATTATGAATCCTACTGGAATTGctgtaaaagaaaaaataaagagaaaaTTTTCAAAGGATATTCAGGAATTGCTAcatatgtaaataataaaagtaaaattatatGTTCTACGAATAAACCATTCCaaaatttttccttttttacaAATAACGTTTCGAAAGAAGATTTATTGATTAAGAGAAAATCAAAAATAGATGATTcttcattatcattttttttaattaatgaaGATAACAGtgatagtaataaaaatgataaaaatattattaaaataaggGATAAAggagaaaaaataatgaatagcgaaaataaagaaaacacATATTTTCTCAAGAGTGTTAGTGATTTTTTCAATGAAGGGAGAATTTTAATTacaattcataaaaattttatagttGTTAATATATATGCCCCTTATTCAGGTAATAATTACGATAGACTAGATTACAAAATGAAATTTCTTCATGCTGTTAGGGCAAAATTAATACAATTAAGAATCACAACTGGATTACCAATAATCTTATTAGGTGATCTTAATATATCCTATAGAAACAGAGATGTTTATTAcctaaataatattattaacttaaataaattattagcaaatatagaaaaaattaacttGAAGGAAGATTTAAAGAACAAAATTAGTAACAAATTAccattaataataaatacacttaaaaataaaaataatttcataatCAAAAAGCAGAAAACGGAAAGTaatgaattttttcatttttttctaaactTTGATagtgatttaaaaaaaataggaaaTAACTTTAGTTCACgtgaagaaatttttttttttttttctttagatACAATTTCTATAgaagataaatatataaattatccTAATGAatactatttttttgttaataattctatgaatatttttgaatcaacaaatgaaaaagataatttagaagagaaagagaaaaaaaatgaagatatgAATAATTTTGAAATGGATTcaaaattaagaataaacTCTTCCTTCAAAGAcaaaaataatcaaaattttattttgaataataataatgacaataataataataataataacaataatattaGTAATAGTTGTAATCATTTGGTTAATTCTAATTATTTTAGTGTAATTAATGATTACAGTAttaattataacaaaaaatatttaaataaaatcaaGGAAAATGATGCTTTATCTgagattataaaaaaaaaaaatagaatcaACTAcgaattaaagaaaaagtatGAATCTTTTTCAATTGACAGCAAATACTTACTCAAGAATATTACTAAAAATAAGAACGAGGAAATAGAAgaatatttcttaaaaaataaagaaaatataaaatataatgaaagattgaaaaacaaaataaaaaattgcaaGAAAGTATTAtgcaaatataaatttaagagttgtttaaaaggaaaatatatagttaaaaatgaaaactgtttatatttaaagcatttaaatgatatatttttatctttaaatataattctttcagaagatgatttattaaatatagcTAATGGTGTAGGTTTTTCCTCTTCGCCAATGTGTTGTacaaattttttgaaaaatttaatttttgaagATAATATGGTTGATACCTTTTCCTATTTTCATGAGACAATTAATGGAAAGTTTACATGCTGGGATACATATAAACAATATAGAGTAACAAATGAAGGATCACGAAttgattatattttaattgattatattctttatgaaaaatttattaaggAATACAACTACTTATATGAGTCAccaattattttaaatgatgagttaaaaaaattattattaaagaataataaaaatgatgacATGGATtatgattatataaattcaCTGTATAACAACAGAAATTATgctaattattttaataaactaaaaaaaaagataaaaaatggTTTCGTTGaggatataaataataatgaagatgatgaattttatgatttacaatttaaatttttaagttATATTGGTTTTATATACACTTCACCAAAATTAAGTGACCATATTGCTGTTAATTGCACATTTATTATCAATGACAATTTAAcaaaatgtataaaaaaagatataaaaatatgttgtTCAGATTAtgatatttctttaaaatatatttgtaataCATTAGATCAATATATTACTTATTTTCcgatttatttaattaattctcctattttttctttatgttGTTATACGTTTCTAAATCATACGCATTTACGTAACAATGTATGCCAAAGTATAATAGAAACTCAACCACACaagaaaacaaataaaataactcAATATTTTagcaaaaaaagaaaaaattaa